One genomic window of Quercus lobata isolate SW786 chromosome 9, ValleyOak3.0 Primary Assembly, whole genome shotgun sequence includes the following:
- the LOC115959266 gene encoding uncharacterized protein LOC115959266 isoform X1 — MGFRSWRRLRTPIGKVGSWKCSPKRCASVTESTTKDGQANNFGEVDIDGSLVASHSSVSEDIITVNKIDLVSEAELEVLTKKIKHINGIAQIKLAKFGSVDMDFVLGVGGYDPEGFDSEAHLDPYISLERCMCSSTDPYISLSLAFEVKRK, encoded by the exons ATGGGTTTCAGAAGTTGGAGAAGGTTAAGGACTCCAATAGGCAAAGTAGGCAGTTGGAAGTGCTCACCGAAAAGATGTGCGAGTGTAACAG AGTCTACTACAAAGGATGGTCAAGCTAATAAT TTTGGTGAAGTGGACATTGATGGATCATTGGTTGCTAGTCATTCCTCTGTATCTGAAGACATTATCACGGTTAATAAG ATAGATTTAGTTAGTGAGGCTGAGTTGGAGGTACTGACTAAGAAAATCAAG CATATCAATGGGATTGCACAAATTAAGCTAGCTAAATTTGGATCTGTTGACATGGACTTTGTTTTGGGAGTGGGAGGATATGATCCTGAAGG ATTTGACTCTGAAGCTCACCTAGATCCTTATATTTCCTTAGAGAGATGTATGTGTTCTTCAACTGATCCTTATATTTCCCTTTCCCTGGCGTttgaagtgaaaagaaaataa
- the LOC115959266 gene encoding uncharacterized protein LOC115959266 isoform X2, which yields MGFRSWRRLRTPIGKVGSWKCSPKRCASVTESTTKDGQANNFGEVDIDGSLVASHSSVSEDIITVNKIDLVSEAELEVLTKKIKHINGIAQIKLAKFGSVDMDFVLGVGGYDPEGLLSNLFLPVILQYLTLKLT from the exons ATGGGTTTCAGAAGTTGGAGAAGGTTAAGGACTCCAATAGGCAAAGTAGGCAGTTGGAAGTGCTCACCGAAAAGATGTGCGAGTGTAACAG AGTCTACTACAAAGGATGGTCAAGCTAATAAT TTTGGTGAAGTGGACATTGATGGATCATTGGTTGCTAGTCATTCCTCTGTATCTGAAGACATTATCACGGTTAATAAG ATAGATTTAGTTAGTGAGGCTGAGTTGGAGGTACTGACTAAGAAAATCAAG CATATCAATGGGATTGCACAAATTAAGCTAGCTAAATTTGGATCTGTTGACATGGACTTTGTTTTGGGAGTGGGAGGATATGATCCTGAAGGGTTGTTGTCTAATCTGTTTCTGCCAGTAATCTTGCAAT ATTTGACTCTGAAGCTCACCTAG
- the LOC115959266 gene encoding uncharacterized protein LOC115959266 isoform X3 has product MGFRSWRRLRTPIGKVGSWKCSPKRCASVTESTTKDGQANNFGEVDIDGSLVASHSSVSEDIITVNKIDLVSEAELEVLTKKIKHINGIAQIKLAKFGSVDMDFVLGVGGYDPEGLLSNLFLPI; this is encoded by the exons ATGGGTTTCAGAAGTTGGAGAAGGTTAAGGACTCCAATAGGCAAAGTAGGCAGTTGGAAGTGCTCACCGAAAAGATGTGCGAGTGTAACAG AGTCTACTACAAAGGATGGTCAAGCTAATAAT TTTGGTGAAGTGGACATTGATGGATCATTGGTTGCTAGTCATTCCTCTGTATCTGAAGACATTATCACGGTTAATAAG ATAGATTTAGTTAGTGAGGCTGAGTTGGAGGTACTGACTAAGAAAATCAAG CATATCAATGGGATTGCACAAATTAAGCTAGCTAAATTTGGATCTGTTGACATGGACTTTGTTTTGGGAGTGGGAGGATATGATCCTGAAGGGTTGTTGTCTAATCTGTTTCTGCCA ATTTGA
- the LOC115959266 gene encoding uncharacterized protein LOC115959266 isoform X4: protein MGFRSWRRLRTPIGKVGSWKCSPKRCASVTESTTKDGQANNFGEVDIDGSLVASHSSVSEDIITVNKIDLVSEAELEVLTKKIKI from the exons ATGGGTTTCAGAAGTTGGAGAAGGTTAAGGACTCCAATAGGCAAAGTAGGCAGTTGGAAGTGCTCACCGAAAAGATGTGCGAGTGTAACAG AGTCTACTACAAAGGATGGTCAAGCTAATAAT TTTGGTGAAGTGGACATTGATGGATCATTGGTTGCTAGTCATTCCTCTGTATCTGAAGACATTATCACGGTTAATAAG ATAGATTTAGTTAGTGAGGCTGAGTTGGAGGTACTGACTAAGAAAATCAAG ATTTGA
- the LOC115962044 gene encoding uncharacterized protein LOC115962044: MQGDSTVTSFFTGLQTAWDQLLNFRPLPCCACGKSTCGVNDKITSFQHQDSLMQFLNGLNDAYSQVRTQILMMEPIPSLDKAFSLVIQEERQRALGFNVNSSVESTALAVKNQGFNQSSNFFGNAGKNIKGNGGKGRPICSHCGKVGHMMEKCYKLVGFPPGYKQKGKVSMANQVIVEGDQAQFDFTPQTASFPFTSEQCKQLLSMLSAHASASTSNDVIHSANSALSGPYLLENDWSG; encoded by the exons ATGCAAGGAGATTCAACAGTAACAAGCTTCTTTACTGGTCTTCAAACAGCTTGGGATCAGTTGTTGAACTTTAGGCCTTTGCCGTGTTGTGCTTGTGGTAAATCTACCTGTGGAGTCAATGACAAAATTACATCTTTTCAACATCAAGATTCGTTGATGCAATTCCTCAATGGATTGAATGATGCCTATTCACAAGTCAGAACTCAAATCTTGATGATGGAGCCTATTCCTTCTCTTGATAAAGCCTTTTCTTTGGTCATTCaagaagagagacagagagctTTGGGATTCAATGTCAATTCTTCTGTTGAGTCTACTGCTTTAGCAGTCAAGAACCAAGGGTTCAATCAaagctcaaatttttttggcaatgCTGGCAAGAATATCAAAGGTAATGGGGGAAAAGGAAGACCTATTTGCAGCCATTGTGGGAAAGTTGGTCATATGATGGAAAAATGCTACAAGCTTGTAGGTTTTCCACCAGGATACAAGCAGAAGGGAAAAGTATCCATGGCTAACCAGGTCATAGTTGAAGGAGATCAAGCTCAATTTGATTTCACTCCTCAGACTGCTTCTTTTCCATTTACTTCAGAGCAATGCAAGCAACTTCTGTCAATGTTAAGTGCTCATGCTTCTGCATCAACTTCCAATGATGTAATTCATTCAGCCAATTCTGCACTTTCAG GACCTTACTTGTTGGAAAACGATTGGAGTGGGTAA